A region of Selenomonadales bacterium 4137-cl DNA encodes the following proteins:
- a CDS encoding DUF4342 domain-containing protein gives MEEITLEKIDTIRERTGVSYREAKDALERAGGSVLEALIDLESKKPGGWTEEFSVKSGEVVDKVKELIHQGNVTKIRVKQDGKTLVEIPVTLGAISAVFLPQLAALGVLVAVFKRCTIEVVRSDGGSEVTEVRPTDDREGPRGSL, from the coding sequence ATGGAAGAGATTACCCTCGAAAAGATCGATACGATCCGCGAACGCACCGGAGTATCCTACCGGGAGGCCAAGGACGCGCTGGAGCGCGCGGGCGGCAGTGTCCTGGAGGCGTTGATCGACCTGGAGTCCAAAAAGCCGGGCGGTTGGACGGAGGAATTTTCGGTGAAGTCCGGCGAGGTCGTGGATAAGGTCAAGGAGCTCATCCACCAGGGCAATGTCACCAAGATCCGCGTCAAGCAGGACGGCAAGACGCTGGTGGAAATTCCTGTGACGTTAGGGGCGATCAGCGCCGTTTTCTTGCCGCAGCTGGCGGCTTTGGGCGTGCTGGTGGCCGTCTTCAAGCGCTGCACCATTGAGGTTGTCCGGAGTGACGGCGGCAGCGAGGTGACAGAGGTGCGGCCAACTGACGACCGGGAAGGGCCGCGCGGCAGTTTGTAA